Part of the Pseudoxanthobacter soli DSM 19599 genome is shown below.
GGATCGCCTGGAGCAACTGGTTGTCGCTGAGCTTTTCCTCCGAAAGCCCGATCCGGCCGGGCTCGATCTCGAACCTCACCGGCACGCGGAAGCGCTGGGTCGCGTCGTCGAACTCGAGCGATACCGACTTAACGGTGCCGATGGTGATGCCGTAGAGTTCGACCGGCGAGCCTGCGCCGAGGCCGCGCACCGACGAGCCCTCGAAATAGGCCACGAACGGCAGGCGACGGTTGAAGTGCGAGGACATCGCCGCGGCCTTGTCGCCGTAGAGCTTGAATTCCTCGCCTTCCTTGGCGAGCGCCGTCTTGTTGGTCGGATCCGGCGTGTCGAACGCGATGCCGCCCGCCAGCACCGCCTCGAGCGACTCGAGTTCGATGTCGACGCCGTCCGCACCGAACTTGATGCCGATGCCCGACGCGTTCCAGAAATTGGAATCGGTGTGGACATATTTGTCGTAGGGCGCGCGGACGAAGACGTGGATCGCGACGCGGTCGGCGATGTTGTCGGTGTCGTAGCCGAGCACATAGCCGACGCTGAGATCGCGGAAGAACAGCGGCGCCCCGGGGGTGAGAGACCCAAGCCGGTCGGCGTTCAGCACGAACGTGCGGCCGGGCACGTCGGACTGCACGATCGGCGGCTGCGCAAGCCCGCGGAAGTGGGTGCGCGAGGCGCCGCCCGCCATGCCCGGATCGACCGCGATATAGGAGCCGGACAGCAGCGTATCGAGCCCCGAAATCTGGGTGATGCTGGCGCGCGGCTTCACCACCCAGAAGCGGGCGTTTTCCGTCAGCACCGGGTCGGCCTCGCGCTGCATCTGGGCCGTCACGCGCACGCTCTTCAGGTCGTCGGCGAGCGCGAGCGATTTGACGACGCCGAGCTGCACGTTCTTGTATTTCACAGGCGTCTTGCCGACCTCGATGCCGTCGCCGTCGGCGAACAGGATCTCGATGGTCGGCCCCTGCTGCGACAGGGTGCGGTAGCCGAGGAAGCCGGCGATCAGCGCCGTCACCACGGGGATCGCCCACACGAGCGAAATGCGACGCGCATGGCGGACCTTCGCCGTGCCGATATCGTCGTGGGCGTGGTGGTCACTCATGCGGTGCTCGACGTGTGGGCGCTGCCGGGCGAGGGCTGCTCCGGCGCCTTGGTGGGGGAACGGGTCGGGTGGGCGGCCTCGGCAGCGTCCCACATCAGGCGGGGATCGAAGCACTCGGCCGCGAACATGGTGAGAATGACGACGCCCGCGAACGAGATCGCCCCGATGCCGGGCTCGATGGTCGCGAGATTGCCGAGGCGAACGAGGCCGACGAGGATGGAGAGCATGAAGATGTCGATCATCGACCAGCGGCCGATGCCCTCCACCAGGCGATAGATCACGGTGCGGCGCCGCAGGTGCTTCGCGCTCCCCAGCTGTGTGGTGACGAGCAGATAGATCAGCGCCAAGAGCTTCAGCACCGGCACCGTGATGCTGGCGAAGAACACGAGAAGCGCGAGCGGCCACATGCCGGCGTGGGCGAGTTCGATGACGCCGCTCATGATGGTGTCGGGCGCGCCGCGGCCGAGCGAGACCACGGTCATCACCGGATAGAGATTGGCCGGGATGTAAAGCACGATCGCCGCGATCGCCAGCGCCCAGGCGCGGGCGATGCTGTCCGACTTGCGGCGGTGAAGAGGGCTTCCGCAGCGCGGGCAGGCTGCGGCATGGGACCCCGGCGCGGGCGTGCTGACGAACCCGCAGCATTCGCAGCCGATCGCCCCCTTGCCGGGCCGGTCCTGAGGCAGCAACGCGGCCGCGCGCTCGCGCCGGTCGATCGCCTCCCACACCACGTCCGGATCGAGCGCGAGATCGGCGGCGATCATCGCGATCATCACGCCGGCGAAGGCGATGACGGCGATCCCGACCTCCACCTGCGCCATGTCGACCAGCTTGGCGTAGGCCACGAAGATCGCGAGCAGGTAGACCTCGATCATCGACCAGGGCTTCAGTCGCGCGGCCCAGCGGAACACCGGCGCCAGGTGCATCGGCGGCCGCGTCATGCGCAGCGCCATCAGCACGTAGCAGGAGGTGGCGAGACGCGCCGCCGGGGCGAGGATCGTCGTCAGCCCGACCAGGACGCCGAGCACCCAGAAGCCCTGCTTGTCGAGCTGGAGCGAGCCGGTGGTGAGATCGGCCGTGATCTGCTGGCCGGAGATCGACATGGTCAGAAGCGGTGTGAACGTCGCCACGCTAAAGAGTGCGAGCGCGGAAAGCGCGAAGGCGAGCGTTCGGTTGACCGGATTGCGCCGGGCGTTGCGCAGCACCGTGTTGCAGCGGTCGCAGCGCGCGGCGCTGCCCTCCGGCAGGGCCTCGACGGCATTCATCCGGCCGCAGCCCTTGCATTCGCGGTAGGAGATGGCGGGTGCGGCGGCAAAGCCCGCTGCTGCCTTCCGCGTCTCCTTGCCGTCCGCCCCTGCGCTCACGGCAGGCACGGCCCGGCGACCGCCGCGCCAAAGGCGGCAAAACCGCCGGCGCGCCGGAGAACACGCAGCTGCTCGGACAAGATCACGCTGGTGCGAGCCTCACGTCGCGTTCCGAACTGTTGGGCGAGGCTGCGAGGGACAAACCTTCAACCCGGCCGCCCGCCGGCCTCATGCCGGACGAGCGACGGGATTTTATCGAAGCCGGTCCGGCGGCGGAAGCGGCAAATAATGCCGCCTTCTTTCCGCCTTCACCTGTTTCCCGCCTTCTGGCTGTGGTGCGACGCCCGCGACGGCGATCCCTCAGGACCAGCGCCGGAAGACGACGGAGGCGTTGACGCCGCCGAACCCGAACCCGTTCGAGAGCGCATAGTCCACCTTCGCCTCGCGGGTGGCACCCCCGATCACGTCGAGCCCGTCGCAGGCCGTATCCGGATTGTCGAGATTGAGGGTCGGCGGCAGCAGGCCGTCCCGCAGGGCGAGCACCGTGAACGCCGCCTCCAGCCCGCCCGCCGCGCCGAGCAGGTGGCCGGTCGCCGACTTGGTCGAGGAGATCGCGACCGGATGGTTGCCGAACACCGCGCGGATCGCAGCGAGTTCGCCGGAATCGCCGACCGGCGTCGACGTGGCGTGGGCATTGAGATAGCCGATCGACGAGGGCGCGATGCCCGCCCGGGCGAGTG
Proteins encoded:
- a CDS encoding intermembrane transport protein PqiB; its protein translation is MSDHHAHDDIGTAKVRHARRISLVWAIPVVTALIAGFLGYRTLSQQGPTIEILFADGDGIEVGKTPVKYKNVQLGVVKSLALADDLKSVRVTAQMQREADPVLTENARFWVVKPRASITQISGLDTLLSGSYIAVDPGMAGGASRTHFRGLAQPPIVQSDVPGRTFVLNADRLGSLTPGAPLFFRDLSVGYVLGYDTDNIADRVAIHVFVRAPYDKYVHTDSNFWNASGIGIKFGADGVDIELESLEAVLAGGIAFDTPDPTNKTALAKEGEEFKLYGDKAAAMSSHFNRRLPFVAYFEGSSVRGLGAGSPVELYGITIGTVKSVSLEFDDATQRFRVPVRFEIEPGRIGLSEEKLSDNQLLQAIREMVDQGLRVQLRASNILTGQQVMALDFFPHARHALLATAGKDNVMPSMPPQIDNLSRAVSDILDKVSKLPLDQISENLNNALKGASDIANSPDLKKSIASLSETLTSVKVVVDQMNRDLTPTLQKLPQMADGIQKVIGQTSQLAGSLNTGYGGNSKFKRDVDRALLQFTDTARSFRVLADLLSVHPEALILGRTGQETK
- a CDS encoding paraquat-inducible protein A translates to MPAVSAGADGKETRKAAAGFAAAPAISYRECKGCGRMNAVEALPEGSAARCDRCNTVLRNARRNPVNRTLAFALSALALFSVATFTPLLTMSISGQQITADLTTGSLQLDKQGFWVLGVLVGLTTILAPAARLATSCYVLMALRMTRPPMHLAPVFRWAARLKPWSMIEVYLLAIFVAYAKLVDMAQVEVGIAVIAFAGVMIAMIAADLALDPDVVWEAIDRRERAAALLPQDRPGKGAIGCECCGFVSTPAPGSHAAACPRCGSPLHRRKSDSIARAWALAIAAIVLYIPANLYPVMTVVSLGRGAPDTIMSGVIELAHAGMWPLALLVFFASITVPVLKLLALIYLLVTTQLGSAKHLRRRTVIYRLVEGIGRWSMIDIFMLSILVGLVRLGNLATIEPGIGAISFAGVVILTMFAAECFDPRLMWDAAEAAHPTRSPTKAPEQPSPGSAHTSSTA